From a region of the Longimicrobiaceae bacterium genome:
- the aroB gene encoding 3-dehydroquinate synthase — MERSGSETRVRVDLPEVPERGYDIIIGEGVLSLLPELLRAHCPAHRYAVISDDRVAGLYGDKVRQSLAAAGITADLFTFPAGEVHKTRASWERLSDALFDAGLGRDAAVLALGGGVTGDLAGFVAATYMRGLPLVQIPTTLLAMIDSSVGGKTGVDTPAGKNLIGAFLQPRFVLADTAVLKTLPARELLAGLVEAVKHGAIADTEYFAWMEAQLPAVLALRPDAVAHLVSRSVKIKADVVTRDEREGGLRKTLNFGHTIGHAVEALSGFSLLHGEAIAIGLVAEARLGEALGITVAGTAEALRTLLARMEMPVSLPQGMDPAAVVAATRTDKKARSGRVEYSLIERIGAAYPAGGRWSVAVEDVEVMGVLGDFAQS, encoded by the coding sequence ATGGAGCGGTCGGGCAGCGAAACGCGCGTACGGGTCGACCTACCGGAAGTTCCAGAACGAGGATACGACATCATCATCGGGGAAGGCGTGCTCTCGCTTCTCCCTGAATTGCTCCGCGCACACTGCCCGGCGCACCGGTATGCCGTGATCTCCGACGACCGGGTGGCGGGGCTCTACGGGGACAAAGTAAGGCAGAGCCTGGCCGCCGCGGGGATCACGGCTGACCTCTTCACCTTTCCCGCTGGAGAGGTGCACAAGACCCGCGCGAGCTGGGAGCGACTCTCGGACGCGCTGTTCGACGCGGGGTTGGGTCGTGACGCTGCGGTGCTGGCGCTGGGTGGCGGCGTGACCGGAGACCTGGCCGGGTTCGTTGCCGCCACCTACATGCGTGGCCTGCCGCTGGTGCAGATCCCCACGACGCTGCTGGCAATGATCGACTCCTCCGTGGGGGGCAAGACCGGAGTCGACACACCCGCCGGTAAGAATCTGATCGGTGCGTTCCTCCAGCCGCGCTTCGTGCTCGCGGACACGGCCGTGCTGAAGACCCTGCCGGCGCGCGAGCTGCTAGCGGGCCTGGTCGAGGCGGTGAAGCACGGGGCGATCGCCGATACCGAGTACTTCGCGTGGATGGAGGCGCAGCTCCCGGCCGTGCTCGCGCTGCGTCCCGATGCGGTGGCCCACCTCGTTTCCCGTTCCGTGAAGATCAAGGCCGACGTGGTGACCCGCGACGAGCGCGAGGGCGGCCTGAGGAAGACCCTGAACTTCGGCCACACGATCGGTCACGCCGTGGAGGCTCTGTCCGGCTTTTCGCTCCTGCACGGGGAGGCGATCGCCATCGGTCTGGTGGCGGAGGCGCGCCTGGGGGAGGCGCTGGGAATCACCGTGGCAGGGACCGCCGAGGCGTTGCGCACGCTGCTGGCCCGCATGGAGATGCCGGTCTCTCTTCCGCAGGGGATGGATCCCGCGGCCGTCGTTGCGGCTACCCGCACCGACAAGAAGGCTCGATCGGGTCGGGTGGAGTATTCCCTGATCGAGCGGATCGGCGCGGCGTACCCGGCGGGTGGGCGGTGGAGTGTGGCGGTGGAGGATGTGGAGGTGATGGGGGTGCTGGGGGACTTCGCGCAATCCTGA